CAACTAATGCGAGCTAGTTGGGGGAGAGTGGTTGCGGGCCGGGGAGGTGCGGTGCGTCAGTTGCAACACGGTTGCGGTAAGTGAGTAAATCCTCGTCCCGGAGGGCAAAAAGAAGCTCCCCCGGATCCAAGGATCCGGGGGAGCTTCGAAGCAAGCGTCAGAAGGACTATTTGAGCCAGGCGGCCACTACGTCGGAGTGGGCATCCACCCATTTCTTGGCCGCGGCATCGGGCTTCATGCCGCCTTGGATGTCCGTTGCCACGGAGTTCTGGTCTGCGTTGGTCCACGAGAAGGCCTTGAGCAGTTTCGCGGCGGGAGAGCCGCTGTCCGCAAACTTCTTGGCCATCACTTTGTTCAGTTTGTAATCCGGGTAGTCGCAGGCCACCTTCTCGGCGTCGGAATCGCAGCCCGGAGTGTAGGCGGGCAGGCTGACCTTCTTGAGGGGGACCTCGGAAAGGAACCATTGCGGTTCGTAGAAGTACCCCAGGAGCGGCGTCTTGTTCTTCTCGGCCGTACGGAACGACTGGATCAATGCTGCTTCCGAGCCGGAGAAGACCACCTTGTAGTCGAGGCCCAGGTTCTTGACGAGGGCTTCATCGTTGGTCACGAACGCGGGGTCGCCGTCCAGCACTTGACCCTTGCCGCCCGATTCGGACGTGGCAAGGATGGACGCGTATTTGTTCAGGTTCTTGCTGTCCAGGATGTCCGGGTATTTCTGGGCCATCCATGGTGGTACGTACCAGCCGATGTGCCCTTCATTGCCGGTGGGACCAGCGTCCACGGCTACTTTCTGATCCGTGATGTACTGCTTTGCGAGGTCCTCGTGTCCCCAGTTCTCCATAATGACGTCGACTTCACCCGACCCGAAGCCTTGCCAGGAAATCTGTTCCGACAGGTCCTTCTGGACTACGGTGCAACCGAGCTTGTTTTGGGCGATGTAGCTGTAAACAGCCGCATTTGCCGTGTAGCCCACCCAGGCGTTGAGGGCCACGTTGACGGTTCCGCAAGGGGTGCTCGATGCACCAGCTGCGGCCGCCTGATTGACTGTTGCGCCGCCGCAGCCGGCGAGCAATAGGGCAGCAGCCACGGTCCCGGCGAGCGTGGGAATTGTTCGTTTCAACAGCAGTCCAGCTTTACTCATGGTGGGGTCTCCTTGTTGGGGGCAGTGCGTTGGGGGCAGTGCGTGAGTGTGAAGGCCGTTAGTGGGCGGGTGATTTTCCTGAAGGGACTTTTCGGATGGGGTTGGCTGCGGCGGCCTGCGTCATGCGGTCCAGCAGGATGCCGAGGAAAACGATGGCCAGGCCTGCGGCGAGGCCCTTGCCGAACAGGGAACTTTGGACAAAGCCGGCGACGACGTCGTACCCGAGGCCGCCTGCTCCGACCAACGCTCCGACTACCACCATGGCGAGGACGTAGATCAGGCCCTGGTTGGCGGCGAGAGCCAGGGATTGCCTGGCCATGGGCAACTGGACCTTGGTGATGACTTGCCAGGGAGTTGAGCCGCTGGAGACGGCCGCTTCCATGACGGTGGGGGAAATCGCGGCGATGCCGTCGGCCGTGATCTTGATGGCCACGGGCGCTGCGTAGATGATGCCGGCGATGATGGCGGTGAACCGTGTGGCGCCGAAGAGGCCCAGGAACGGAACCAGGTAGACGAATGCGGGCATGGTTTGTCCCGCGTCCAGCATTGGCCGCATGAGCTGGTCCACTTTGCTGGACCTGCCCATGGCCACCCCGAAGATGATGCCCAGGACCATGACGACGGCGGTGGCAACGAGGGTGCCTGCCAGGGTGACCATGGAATCGCTCCACAGGCCCAAATAGATGATCACGGCCAGGCAGCAACCGGTGACGGCTGCCAGCTTCCAGCCTCCGAGGGCAAAAGCCGCAACGACGATCACAGCGACCAGGAGGTAGAACGGCGTTTCCGTGAGAAGGGACTGGAACGGGTTCAGGATTCCGTTGGTGACTGCTTCGCGGAAGGACACGGTGAAGAGGAAGAGATTGGTCTGCAACCATTCGCTCGCGGAGCTCACCCCGCTGACAATGGCCGGGCCGATGTTGAGGTCCTTCGGGAAAGCAGCGGCCCAGAGCATCGTGCGGGACAACTGGACCATGACGAGTGCCACCAGCAGCGTCGCCGCAAGCAGGATGTACCGGGTTCGCCGCGATATCCGGCGTTTGCGGTTTGCCCCGGGTTCGGCCCGGCGGCTGGCGGCCGTGGTCACGCGGTCCAGCACGATGGCAAGCAGCACGATCGACAGTCCGGCGTTGACCGCCGTACCGACGTCGAGCGACTGCAGGGCGCGGATCACCACCTGTCCCAGCCCTGGTGCTGCGATGAGCGCCGCGATGGTGACCATGGACAAAGCAGCCATGGTGCTTTGGTTGATCCCCATCACGATGGTGCGCCGAGCGAGCGGGAGCTGCAGGGTGACGAGTCGCTGCAACCCCGTGGTGCCCAAGGAGTCGGAGGCTTCCCTGGTGTTCTCAGGGATGTTACGGATTCCGTGCGCCGTCAGCCGGATGAGCGGCGGCACCGCGTAGATCACGGTGGCGATTACCGCGGAGGCAGGGCCGATCAGGAAGATGAGCGCCAAAGGAGCCAGATAGACGAACGTGGGGAGGATCTGCATGAAGTCGAGGACCGGAGTGATCACTCGGGAGACTCTCCCGGAGATCCCGGCCAAGACTCCGAGTGGAAGCCCGATCAGGAGGCTGAACAGCACGGCGGTGATCACGAGGGCGAAGGTGTAAGCCGCTTCCACAAACAGCCCCTGCAGGCCGAAGAACACGAAGGCCGCCGCAGTCAGCAAAGCCACCCGGGCGTTGCCCACGGCGAGCGCGATCCAGCTGAGCAGCGCGACCGTTCCCAGCCAGCCGATTTCCGGCAAGCGAAGCCCGGTGGAGCTCGCGGCGAAAATGCCGATGAACAGATTGGCGACCGCGTCGACGGCGGCCCGGAGCGGAGTGAAGACGTACTGGAAAACGGGATTGTCGGCCCGATTTGAGGCGACCCAGGCATTGAATTGATTGAGCGAGCGGTGGAGGTCAGTCAGCTCCGACGCCGGCAGCGTGAGGGTCGCCGTGCCGTGGAGGAACAGGAATCCAACGAGCCAGATGACGCCGGCCCCGCCCAGGATCAGGGTGCGGCGGCTTGGCCGTTTGCGCGGTGCGCGGACGGAAACGGGACCGGTGTGAACCGGGGCGCGATCGCGAACGAGCGTGGACATCATGCCGCAACTTCCGTGCTGCGGATGACCGACAAGATGCTGTCGCGGTCGATCTGGCCGGTGATCTTGCCCGAGTCTTGCACCAGCACAGGACACGATGAGTTCATGACTGTCGGGATGGCGTCGCGGATGATCATGCCTGCGCTCAGGACGGGAGCATCCCCGGGAGTGCCCAAAGCTACAGGATCGGTGATCCATTTGAGCGTCAGGACATCCGCGCGGGGTACTTCGGAGACGAAGTCGGCAATGTACTTGTCCGCAGGCGATCCGACGAGATCATCCCCTGTGCCGCATTGGACCGTCTCCCCGTTCCGCATGATCAGGATGCGGTCCCCGAGTTTGAGAGCTTCGGAAAGGTCGTGGGTGACGAACACCATCGTCTTGCCCATCTCCTTGTGCAGCCGGATGACTTCCGCCTGCATATCGCGCCGGATGAGCGGGTCCAGGGCAGAGAACGGTTCGTCAAAGAGGATGGTGTCCGGATCGCCCGCCAGGGCGCGGCCGAGTCCGACGCGCTGTTGCATTCCGCCGGAGAGTTGGTCCGGGAAATGCTGTTCGTAACCCTTGAGGCCTACGAGCTCGATGATTTCGCGGGACCTGGCGTAGCGCTCGTTCTTGGCGGCGCCACGGATCTGCAGCCCGTAGGACACGTTGTCCAGCACGGTGCGGTGCGGCAGGAGGCCGAAGTGCTGGAAGACCATGGACATTTTCCGCCGGCGCAGCTCCCGAAGCTCGCCGGTTCCTGCCTGCATCACGTCCTTGCCGTCCACGAGGACGCTCCCCGACGTCGGTTCGATCAAGCGGGTGAGGCACCGGATCAGGGTGGACTTTCCTGATCCGGACAGGCCCATGACGACGAACACCTCGCCCTTCGCGACGTCGAAGTTCATGTCGCGTACCGCGGCATTGCACCCGGTGCGTTCAAGCAATTCGGCGGAGCCCAAGCTCGAGAGTTCGGGGTCCTTGGGGATCTTTTCACCTCCGGGTCCGAAGACCTTCCAGAGGTTGCGCACTGATATGTCAGGATTGCTCATTGCTGTACTCCTGCCTGTGACGGCTCGAACCAATGGCTGGGCCCGGGGCTGATGTTTTGCCAGATGTGCTTTGTTTCTCGGTATTCGGCCAAGCCCGCGAGCCCCAGTTCGCGGCCATTGCCTGACTGTCCGAAGCCGCCCCATTCGGCTTGCGGGACGTACGGGTGGTAGTCGTTGATCCAGACCGTTCCGTGACGCAGCGCTTCGGAGACCCGCTGGGCTTTCGAAGCGTCTGCCGTCCACACGGCGCCGGCCAGTCCGTAGACCGTGTCGTTGGCCAGCCGGACGGCCTCTTCCTCGGTGGTGAATGTTTCCACCGTCATGACGGGGCCAAAGGATTCCTCCTGCACCACGCGCATCGAGGTGGTGCAACCGTCCAGCACGGTGGGCGGGTAGAAACTGCCACCGGCCAGCGCCGGGCTGTCCGGAATGAAGCCCCCGCACAGCAACCGGGCGCCCTCCGCAATCCCGGCCTGCACGTAGGCGTGGACCTTGTCCCGGTGGGCCGCAGAGATCAGCGGGCCTGTCTGGGCTTCCTGGTCGAAGGGGCCGCCCAGCCGGATCTGGCGTGCACGGCGGACTACTTCGGCCACGAACTCCTCGTGAATGGATTCTTCGACAATGAGCCGGGCCCCGGCCGAGCACACCTGGCCGGAATTAAGGAAGACGGCCGTCAGGGCGTTGTCGATCGCGGCTTCCCGGTCGGCGTCCGCGAACACGACGTTCGGGTTCTTGCCGCCGAGCTCAAGCGCCACGCGCTTGACCGTCTGCGCCGCGGCCACCATGATCCGCTTGCCGGTTTCCAGGCCGCCCGTGAAGGAAACAAGATCGACCCGCGGATCCGAGCTAAGTACCGCCCCCACCTCGGGTCCCGTTCCCGTCACGAGGTTCGCGACGCCGTCGGGCACGCCGGCTTCCCGCAGCGTCTCCATGAGCAGAATGGACGTCGAAGGCGTCAACTCACTGGGCTTGAGGACAAAAGTGTTCCCGGCCAAGAGTGCCGGCGCAACCTTCCACGAAGCTTGCAAAAGCGGGTAGTTCCACGGCGTGATGAGACCGCAGACGCCTACAGGCGCATGGACGACCCGGCTGATGGCGCCCGGCCGGCCGGTATCGATCACGCGGCCCGCATCCGTTCCTGCCACGCTGCCGTAGTAGCGGAAGCAGGCTATGACGTCGTCGATGTCGTATTCGGCTTCGACCAGGCGCTTGCCGGTATCGAGGGCTTCGGCCGCCGCGTAGCCGGCTTTGTCCCGCTGCAGGAGCCCGGCCACGCGGAGCAGGATCGCGCCGCGTTCCAGCTCGGGCGTGTTCGGCCAGTCGCCGTCGTCGAACGCCTTCCGGGCGCTCGCCACCGCGGCCTGGGCATCGGCCGAGGTGCACTCCGCGACGTCGGCAACGTGCGTACCGTCCGCCGGGCAGCTGATGCTCCGGATGCCCCCGCTGGACTGCTGCCACACGCCGCCGACGTAGCTGCCGCGCACCGTGTGGATCTGTGAAAGTTGTGGGCTGTTCATGCCGCTCCTTAGTTCCTTGCCGAAGTGGCTTCGGGCAGGCTGTCCGGAACCGGCCCGTCCGCGTCCGGAACCGCGCCGTGCCGGTAGAACTCGGCGGCGATCGGAGCGAGGGGTTCGCGGCCCTGGATCAAGTCCGCAGCCTTCTCGGCCAGCATCATGACCGGCGCGTAGATGTTGCCGTTGGTCACGTAGGGCATGGCCGAAGCGTCAGCCACCCGCAGGCCCGAGGTGCCGTGCACCCTCATGCTGAGCGGGTCCACGACAGCCATCGGATCGGTGGCCGGACCCATCTTGGCCGTGCAGGATGGGTGCAGGGCGGTTTCGGCGTCGCGGGCCACCCAGTCGAGGATTTCCTCGTCTGTCTGGACGGCGGGGCCGGGGGAGAGCTCGCCGCCATTGAAAGGCGCCATGGCAGACTGCTCAAGGATGTTCCGCGAAATCCGGATGGCTTCCACCCACTCGCGCCGGTCCTGCTCCGTGGAAAGGTAGTTGAATTTCATGGACGGGTGGACAGTTGGATCCGTGGAGGTGATCTTCAGGCTGCCACGGGCGTCGGAATACATGGGCCCGATGTGCACTTGGTAGCCATGCTTGGCATCGGCCTTCTGGCCGTCATAGCGGACGGCCACCGGCAGGAAGTGGAACATCAGGTTGGGGTAGGCGACGTCCTCGTTGGACCGCACAAAACCGCCGCCTTCGAAATGGTTGGTGGCCGCAGGCCCCTTGCGCCCGAACAGCCACTGCAGGCCGATCCACGGATAGCGCCACAGGCTCAGGCTCGGCTGCATGGAGACCGGCTGGGTGCAGGCGTGCTGGATGTAGACCTCCAGGTGGTCCTGCAGGTTTTCGCCGACGCCGGGGAGGTCAACTACGGGTTTGATGCCCAGGGACTTGAGGTGGGTGGAGTCCCCGACGCCGGACAACTGCAGGAGCTGCGGGGTGTTGATGGCTCCTCCGCACAAGACGACTTCCCGGGCGTCCACGCTGTGCTGCTTGCCATTGCGTCGGTAGCTGACGCCCGTGGCCCTGACCTCGGAAGTTCCAATCCCGTCGAAGTTGATTTTCGATACGAGGGCCCGGGTCCTCACCGTGAGGTTGGGCCGGTCCAGGTGTGGCCGCAAGTAGGCGCGGGACGCGGAGAGCCGCTGGCCCTTGTGCACATTGCGGTCGAAGGGACCGAAGCCCTCCTGCCGGTACCCGTTGACATCGTTGGTCCGCGCGAATCCGGCTTCTTGGGCGGCGCGGAAGAAAGCCTGGAAGAGGGGATTGCGTGCCGGGCCTCGTTCAAGGACCAGCGGTCCGTTGTGTCCTCGCAGCTCATCCTCGGGATCCGCGGCGAGGGCGGTCTCCATACGGTTGAAGTACGGGAGGCAGTGGGCGAAGTCCCACGTCTCCATCCCGGCGTCGGCTCCCCAGCGTTCGTAGTCCAAAGGGTTGCCGCGCTGGAAGATCATGCCGTTGATGGAGCTGGAACCTCCCAAAACCTTGCCGCGGGTGTGGGCGATCCGCCGTCCATGCATGTGCGGCTCGGGGTCGGATTGGTAGCGCCAGTCGTAGAACCTGTTCCCGCTGGGGAACGTGAGCGCCGCGGGCATCTGGATGAACAGGTCCCAGGGGTAGTCGCTCCGGCCGGCCTCCAGGACCAGGACGGTCTTGGTGCGGTCCGCGCTCAGCCTGTCCGCCAGCACCGATCCGGCGCTGCCCCCACCCACAATGACGTAATCAAACTTTTCGTTGGCCATTAGTTGAACTCCTTTGAAGTGATCCCCATTGCTGTGTCCGGTAGCCAGGAGGGCGTCAGCCCCGCAGCTTTTCCATGGTTGGATCCACGAGGGGATCGGCGGAGATGGTGGCCGGGATCCGCTTGCCGAAGTATTCGATCTCGACGGCGTCACCCTCGCCCGCCTCGGCGGGCAGCCAAGCGTAGGCGATGGGCTTCCGGACGGTATAGCCGTAGGCTGCGCTCGTGACGTAGCCGGACGGCTCTCCCCGGAAATAGACAGGTTCCTTGCCCAACACCACGGACGTGCCGTCGTCGACCGTCAGGCAACGCAGGCGCCGGTTGACGGGCAGTTCGCGGCGCTCCTTGAGGGCCTCGGCACCGATGTATCCTTCCTTGTCCTTGCCGACGGAGAAGCCAAGGCCGGCCTGGAAGGGCTCGTGCTCCGGGGTCATGTCGGTACCCCACAGCCGGTAGCCCTTCTCGAGGCGCAGGCTGTTGAACGCGCCGCGGCCGGCCGCGATGATGCCCTGCTCCTGGCCGGCCTCGAACAACAAGTCCCAGAGCCTTTGGCCGTTTTCCGCCGTCGTGTACAGCTCCCAGCCCAACTCGCCCACGTAGGACAGCCGCATCGCGGTGACAGGGACCCCGCCGATCCGGACCTGCTTGGTGCGGAAGTACTTCAATCCGTCGTTGCTGAAATCGTCGTCGCTCACCTTGGCGATCACCTCGCGGGCGAGCGGCCCCCAGAGCCCGACGCAACACGTGGAACCGGTGATGTCGCGGACCTGGACCCACTGGGTGACGTCCCCGGCGGTCTGCTTGCGGGCTTCGGTGGCGAAGTAGTCGAAGTCGATGTTGCCGTTCGCGCCCACCTGGAACGTGGTCTCATCCAGCCGGGCCACCGTAATGTCGCTGCGGATGCCGCCGTCGTCGTTGAGGAGCAGGCAGTACGTCACCGCACCCGGCTTCTTGTCGACTTTCCCCGCGCTGAGGCGCTGCAAGAGGGTGACGGCGCCCGGACCGGAAACCTCCAGCCGCTTGAGCGGTGTCATGTCGTAGAGCGCGACGGCGGTACGCGTCTTCCATGCTTCGGCTGCGGAAATGGGGGAGTGGAACATGGCGGCCCAGGGCTCGCGTTCAGGCGCACGCCATTCTTCCGGGAGCACTTCCAGCAAGCCGCGGTTGGCCTCGAACCAGTGCGGGCGCTCCCAACCGTGGGCTTCGAGGAAAAACGCCCCGAGCTCCTTCTGCCGGGCATTGAACGGGCTCACGCGCAGCTCTCGAGGAGAGACCCTCGGCTGCAGGGGGTGCAGGACGTCGTAGATCTCCACGAAGTTCTGTTGTGACGTTTCGCTGACATAGCTTTCCGCGGTCTGGATCTCTTCGAAGCGGGAGACCTCGCATTCGTGGAGCGGGATGCGGGACTGGCCTTCGATGAGGCGCTCCGCCAGGGCACGGGCCACGCCCGCGGAGTGCGTCACCCAGACGGCCTCGGCCACGAAGAAGCCGTCGACGTCCTTGGATTCGCCGACGAGCGGACCGCCGTCGGGGGTGAATGAGAAGATCCCGTTGAAGCCATCGGCAATCCGGGCGCCAGCGAGGGCCGGGAGGAGTTCCTTGGAGTCTTCCCAGCACGGCAGGAAGTCTTCTTCCGTGAACGGCAGGCGGGAGGGCATCCGGTGCTCGGACATGTCAGCGGCGGCAACCTCGGGCAGCTCCCGGAGGTCCACGGGCATGGGCTTGTGGGCGTAGGAGCCGATGCCCATCCGGTCCCCGTGCTCGCGGTAGTAGAGGTCTTTGTCCTGGTGGCGAAGGATGGGCATCCAGGCGCCGTTGGAGGGGTCAAGCAGCCCCGAGGCATCGTTCCGGCCCACGAGCTCAGGCACGGAGGTGGTCTTGACGTACTGGTGGGCCAAGGGGAGGAGCGGCACGGACATGCCCACCATGGCGCCGATCCTGGGTCCCCAGAACCCTGCGCAGGAAACCACGATGTCAGCCGGGATCACGCCGTCGGGCGTTTCGACGCCGGTGACTTTGCCTCCGGCCTGTTCAATGCCGGTGACGGGAGTGGAACCGCGGAACGTGACCCCTGCGGCGCTCGCCTTGGCGATGAGCAGGCCGACGGCGCGGGCCGCGGAAGCCAAGCCGTCGGTGGGGACGTAGAGACCGCCGAGGACCTTTTCCTGGTTGAGCAGGGGGTAGTGCTTGGCGCACTCGTCCGGATCGATGAGCCGGCCTTCGACACCCCACGACGCCGCGTAGCCCAGCTTGCGCTTGAGGTCCTCAAAGCGCTCCGGAGTGGTTGCCACTTCGAGGCCGCCCACCTGGTTGAAGCAGGACACCCCGGATTCGCTGAGCGAGAGCAGCTTGTCCACGGTGTAGGACGCGAATTGGGTCATGGCCTTGGAGGCGTTGGTCTGGAACACGAGGCCGGGGGCGTGCGAAGTTGAGCCGCCCGCCAACGTCAACGGTCCCTGCTCGACCACGGTGATGTTGGTCCAGCCGCGGATGGACAGTTCATCCGCGAGATTGGCGCCGACAATGCCGGCTCCGATGATGACGACACGGGGTGTTGTGGACATGCGGGAAGCTCCTGAATTAAGAGGTGTGGAAGTGTGGGGCTCGCCGGACCTAGACGTGGCCGTCGACGGTCAACCCGGGTGGGAGGTTGGGCGCGTCTTCGGATTCTTTGACCATGATCTGGCCGTCCACTACCAGGACTTCGTGGACCCTGATGGGCAATTTGGCGGGAGGCGCGTCGGCGGCTCCCGTGCGGAGGTTGAACTTTGAAGCATGAAGGGGGCACTCGACCCAGCAGTCCTCTACCCAGCCGTCGGCGAGTGAGGCGTCCTGGTGGGTGCAAGTGTCGTCGAGGGCAAAGAGTTCGCCCTCTTCGGTGTGGAATACGGCAATGGGCGGAGACGTCTCGAGTCGAATCGCGTCCCCCGGAGCCAACGAGCTAAGCGGGCAAGCACTGTGCATCTCACGAACCTTCTTTCAGCGGGCTGGCCGAAACCTGTGGGGCGGTTGTCTCATGATCAACGCTGATCACAATACGCAACAGAGTGATCGACCTCACAGTGGCTTGTCAAGGGGTTTAATTTCCTGGGCAGATTCCTTGACACGCGATGTGAAGTCCGTCACGCTGTTTCGCATAATGAAGTTTGTTGCGTATTGCGCAATAAACTTTCGAACGGCTCTGCGAGGAGGAAGCCATGGAGACATTGGCGATCGTGGGCGCATCATTGGCGGGTCTTTCCGCCGCCCGCGCTGCCCGGGCGCAGGGTTTTTCCGGCCGGTTGCTCATCATTGGCGATGAGCAACAGCGGCCGTATGACCGCCCGCCCCTGTCCAAGGAGTTCCTGGCAGGAAAGATCGGTATCAAGCACGTCATGTTGGAAGCCGAGGAAGCGGGAGCAGACGACCCGCTCCAGGCCGAATGGCTGCTGGGCTCGCCGGCGCGAAGCTTCGACGCCGCCACCAGGACAATCTCCCTAGCCGATGGGCGCACTGTGGTGGCGGACGGCGTCGTGATCGCCACGGGAGCCTCAGCCCGCACACTGCCCGAACTAGCGGGGCTGGCCAATGTGTTTACGCTGAGGACCCTCCAAGATGCCCAGGATCTGGCCCCGGAGCTCGTGGCCGGCAGCCGCCTGTTGGTTGTGGGCGCCGGGTTTATCGGGGCGGAAGTCGCATCGACAGCCAGGGGCTTGGGAATGGACGTGACCATCGTCTGCAAGAGCGAAGTGCCGCTTAGCGCTCCGCTCGGTCCGGAGATGGCTGCTGTCATGGCCACGCTCCATGGCATCAATGGAGTGGAGCTGATTTGTGACACGGGAATCGACTCGTATTACAGCTACGAAGGAAATGTGACCGGTGTCCGGCTCAGCGACGGACAGTACCGTTCCGCCGACGTCGTACTCCTCGGAATCGGTGCGGTCCCCAATGTCGGGTGGCTGGTCGGTTCGGGCGTCGAGCTCGACGACGGTGTCACGTGCGATGCGATGGGACGGACCAACGTTCCCGGGGTGGTTGCCGTGGGAGACTGCGCGGCCTGGTTCGACGCACGCAGCGGCCGGCACCATCGAGTGGAGCATTGGAGCGGCGCCCAGGAACGTGCCGCTCGCGCCGTGGCCGGACTCTTGGATCACTCCGCCGCGCCTCTTCCTCTCAACTTGCCGTACTTCTGGTCCGACCAGTACGGAGTGACGCTCCAGTTCGCCGGCCATGCGCGGGACGCGGAGCGCGTCGAGATCGAGGCGGGGCAGCTCGAGAACCACAGCTTCCTGGCCGTGTACTACCGGGGCGAGGAACCGGTGGGCGTCCTGGGTGTGAACCAGCCGCGCCTGTTCACCCGTTGGCGCCGGCAACTCAACGCCCGCAACGCCCCGCCCGTCCTGGCAACCCCTTGAACATTCCCAAGCCTCAACACGTTCATCACTGAATAGGAGTCAGCATGACCACTGAAGTTGTTTCCCCCAGCCTGATCCCCACTCTCCCCGGCCACACGTATGTCAGTGAAGACATCTTCCGTGCCGAGCAGCAGCACATCTTTGAACAAATGTGGTTCTGTGCAGTGCGGACCGCAGACCTGGAAAAGGCCGGCTCGTTCAAAACGGTGCAGATCGGCCGCGAGAGCGTACTCATCAACCGCACCCGCAAGGGGGAAATCCGCGCGTTCTACAACATCTGCCGGCACCGCGGCGTGAAGCTGTGCATGGAGGAGTCCGGCGAAGCCAACCGCTCGTTCCAGTGCCCGTACCACGCCTGGACCTACGACCTCGAGGGAAAGCTCATCGCGGCCCCGAACCTCACCAAGATGCCGGATATCGACCGCAACGAATACGGACTGGTCAAAGTCCACGTCCGTGAATACATGGGCTACGTCTGGGTCTGCCTCGCGGATGAGCCGCCGTCGTTCGAGGAAGACGTGATGGGGGCCATCGAGGAGCGCCTCGGCGACCTGCGGGCTGTTGACGACTATGACATCGCGAACCTGAGCCTTGGCCGGCGCATCAAGTACGACGTCAAGG
This genomic interval from Arthrobacter sp. FW306-2-2C-D06B contains the following:
- a CDS encoding aromatic ring-hydroxylating oxygenase subunit alpha — protein: MTTEVVSPSLIPTLPGHTYVSEDIFRAEQQHIFEQMWFCAVRTADLEKAGSFKTVQIGRESVLINRTRKGEIRAFYNICRHRGVKLCMEESGEANRSFQCPYHAWTYDLEGKLIAAPNLTKMPDIDRNEYGLVKVHVREYMGYVWVCLADEPPSFEEDVMGAIEERLGDLRAVDDYDIANLSLGRRIKYDVKANWKLIIENFMECYHCATIHPELTEVLPEFADGLAAQYFVGHGAEFGDDIKGFTIDGSEGLDRIPGVGDDQDRRYYAVTIKPNVFVNLVPDHVIIHRMFPLAADHTIVECDWLYLPSVVESGKDVSASVELFHRVNEQDFDACERCQPAMGSKIYAKGGVLVPSEHHIEAFHSWVTNKIADVPAGS
- a CDS encoding bifunctional 3-phenylpropionate/cinnamic acid dioxygenase ferredoxin subunit; this translates as MHSACPLSSLAPGDAIRLETSPPIAVFHTEEGELFALDDTCTHQDASLADGWVEDCWVECPLHASKFNLRTGAADAPPAKLPIRVHEVLVVDGQIMVKESEDAPNLPPGLTVDGHV
- a CDS encoding NAD(P)/FAD-dependent oxidoreductase, with translation METLAIVGASLAGLSAARAARAQGFSGRLLIIGDEQQRPYDRPPLSKEFLAGKIGIKHVMLEAEEAGADDPLQAEWLLGSPARSFDAATRTISLADGRTVVADGVVIATGASARTLPELAGLANVFTLRTLQDAQDLAPELVAGSRLLVVGAGFIGAEVASTARGLGMDVTIVCKSEVPLSAPLGPEMAAVMATLHGINGVELICDTGIDSYYSYEGNVTGVRLSDGQYRSADVVLLGIGAVPNVGWLVGSGVELDDGVTCDAMGRTNVPGVVAVGDCAAWFDARSGRHHRVEHWSGAQERAARAVAGLLDHSAAPLPLNLPYFWSDQYGVTLQFAGHARDAERVEIEAGQLENHSFLAVYYRGEEPVGVLGVNQPRLFTRWRRQLNARNAPPVLATP
- a CDS encoding GcvT family protein yields the protein MSTTPRVVIIGAGIVGANLADELSIRGWTNITVVEQGPLTLAGGSTSHAPGLVFQTNASKAMTQFASYTVDKLLSLSESGVSCFNQVGGLEVATTPERFEDLKRKLGYAASWGVEGRLIDPDECAKHYPLLNQEKVLGGLYVPTDGLASAARAVGLLIAKASAAGVTFRGSTPVTGIEQAGGKVTGVETPDGVIPADIVVSCAGFWGPRIGAMVGMSVPLLPLAHQYVKTTSVPELVGRNDASGLLDPSNGAWMPILRHQDKDLYYREHGDRMGIGSYAHKPMPVDLRELPEVAAADMSEHRMPSRLPFTEEDFLPCWEDSKELLPALAGARIADGFNGIFSFTPDGGPLVGESKDVDGFFVAEAVWVTHSAGVARALAERLIEGQSRIPLHECEVSRFEEIQTAESYVSETSQQNFVEIYDVLHPLQPRVSPRELRVSPFNARQKELGAFFLEAHGWERPHWFEANRGLLEVLPEEWRAPEREPWAAMFHSPISAAEAWKTRTAVALYDMTPLKRLEVSGPGAVTLLQRLSAGKVDKKPGAVTYCLLLNDDGGIRSDITVARLDETTFQVGANGNIDFDYFATEARKQTAGDVTQWVQVRDITGSTCCVGLWGPLAREVIAKVSDDDFSNDGLKYFRTKQVRIGGVPVTAMRLSYVGELGWELYTTAENGQRLWDLLFEAGQEQGIIAAGRGAFNSLRLEKGYRLWGTDMTPEHEPFQAGLGFSVGKDKEGYIGAEALKERRELPVNRRLRCLTVDDGTSVVLGKEPVYFRGEPSGYVTSAAYGYTVRKPIAYAWLPAEAGEGDAVEIEYFGKRIPATISADPLVDPTMEKLRG